A genome region from Geminicoccus roseus DSM 18922 includes the following:
- a CDS encoding Rne/Rng family ribonuclease: MTRRMLIDAGHPEETRVVVLNDEQLVDFDFESSTKKQIKGNVYLAKVTRVEPSLQAAFIEYGGNRHGFLAFSEIHPDYFQIPQADRAMLDEVARADEDDANGSDDDDDDADLARKRARLLRSYKIQEVIKRRQIMLVQVVKEERGTKGAALTTYLSLAGRYCVLMPNTPRGGGISRKIEDAEDRKRLKEAAAELDVPKGMGLIIRTAGQERTKAEIRRDYEYLLRQWEDIRETTLKSMAPSLIYEEGDLVKRAMRDLYSRDIEEVLVEGDEAYKQAKRIMTMLMPSRSRRVKQYRDEVPLFFRHGVEDQLDAMHLPKVELPSGGTIVIHTTEALTAIDVNSGRATRERHIDETALKTNLEAADEVARQMRLRDLAGLIVIDFIDMADQRHERQVERRLRDALKMDRARLQIGKISQFGLLELSRQRMRPSLQELSTQTCPVCHGLGVVRSTESCALHALRRIQEVGIAGETAVMRVVVPGSAAYYLLNQKRDALFRMEQRYQMRVFVDSDDQMIPGEIGVERLERREKPIDVPAPVAAPVLEEEPAEEPEIEDEDEELVERPASRGGDERRGEGRRGRRGDRRGRRDERTEDRAAEAPAIEQPAYREPVEAAEGAEDAPDEAMAAPVAAAPSAEDGEDGGKKRRRRRRRRRRGGDRGGEQQFGAEQNLDDSGDEGDEEGEGEAVAEPASFAAPQPAEAVPDQVPADSPVVPLPAELVAPLPVEVPQVEVSDEEDAAEEVAAAEEAPAEAPAPEKPKRRSRAKKPVAEAAEEAPAKPAAKAKKAPARSRAKAAPAAAEAAAPEAEEKPKRRRAPAKKAAAPKAQPAEAEAAPAPAETAPAASEAPATPAPAAPEPAAQPAPEPANEPAAPEPAAPEPAAAEAPARPVRRGWWNRLTGS; the protein is encoded by the coding sequence ATGACGCGACGTATGTTGATCGATGCGGGCCACCCGGAGGAGACCCGGGTCGTCGTTCTCAATGACGAGCAATTGGTCGATTTCGATTTTGAATCGTCCACCAAGAAGCAGATCAAGGGCAATGTCTATCTCGCGAAGGTGACGCGCGTGGAGCCCTCGCTCCAGGCGGCCTTCATCGAGTATGGCGGCAACCGGCACGGCTTCTTGGCCTTTTCCGAGATCCATCCGGACTACTTCCAGATCCCGCAGGCCGACCGCGCCATGCTCGACGAGGTGGCGCGCGCCGACGAGGACGACGCCAACGGCTCGGACGACGACGACGACGACGCCGATCTGGCCCGCAAGCGCGCGCGCCTGCTGCGCAGCTACAAGATCCAGGAAGTGATCAAGCGCCGGCAGATCATGCTGGTGCAGGTCGTCAAGGAGGAGCGCGGCACCAAGGGCGCGGCGCTGACCACCTACCTGTCGCTGGCCGGCCGCTACTGCGTGCTGATGCCCAACACCCCGCGCGGCGGCGGGATCAGCCGCAAGATCGAGGACGCCGAGGACCGCAAGCGCCTCAAGGAAGCCGCCGCGGAACTGGACGTGCCGAAGGGCATGGGCCTGATCATCCGCACCGCCGGCCAGGAGCGGACCAAGGCCGAGATCCGCCGCGACTACGAATATCTCCTGCGCCAGTGGGAGGACATCCGCGAGACCACGCTCAAGAGCATGGCGCCGTCCCTGATCTACGAGGAAGGCGACCTCGTGAAGCGGGCGATGCGCGACCTCTACAGCCGCGACATCGAGGAAGTGCTGGTCGAGGGCGACGAGGCCTACAAGCAGGCCAAGCGCATCATGACCATGCTGATGCCGTCGCGCTCGCGCCGGGTGAAGCAGTATCGCGACGAGGTGCCGCTGTTCTTCCGCCACGGCGTCGAGGACCAGCTGGACGCGATGCACCTGCCCAAGGTCGAGCTGCCGTCGGGCGGCACGATCGTGATCCACACCACCGAGGCGCTCACCGCGATCGACGTCAATTCCGGGCGCGCCACCCGCGAGCGGCATATCGACGAGACCGCGCTCAAGACCAACCTGGAGGCCGCCGACGAGGTGGCGCGCCAGATGCGGCTGCGCGACCTGGCCGGCCTGATCGTGATCGACTTCATCGACATGGCCGACCAGCGCCATGAGCGCCAGGTCGAGCGCCGGCTGCGCGACGCGCTGAAGATGGACCGCGCCCGGCTGCAGATCGGCAAGATCAGCCAGTTCGGCCTGCTGGAGCTGTCGCGCCAGCGGATGCGCCCGTCGCTGCAGGAGCTGTCGACCCAGACCTGCCCGGTCTGCCATGGCCTGGGCGTGGTCCGCTCCACCGAATCCTGCGCCCTGCACGCGCTGCGCCGCATCCAGGAGGTCGGCATCGCCGGCGAGACCGCGGTGATGCGCGTGGTGGTGCCGGGCAGTGCCGCCTACTACCTGCTCAACCAGAAGCGCGACGCCCTGTTCCGCATGGAGCAGCGCTACCAGATGCGGGTGTTCGTCGACAGCGACGACCAGATGATCCCGGGCGAGATCGGCGTGGAGCGCCTGGAGCGGCGCGAGAAGCCGATCGACGTGCCGGCCCCGGTGGCGGCACCGGTCCTGGAGGAGGAGCCGGCCGAGGAGCCGGAGATCGAAGACGAGGACGAGGAGCTGGTCGAGCGTCCCGCCAGCCGTGGCGGCGACGAGCGCCGCGGCGAGGGCCGTCGCGGCCGGCGCGGCGATCGCCGCGGCCGTCGCGACGAGCGCACCGAGGACCGTGCGGCGGAAGCCCCGGCAATCGAGCAGCCGGCCTATCGCGAGCCGGTCGAGGCGGCCGAGGGCGCCGAGGACGCGCCGGACGAGGCCATGGCCGCCCCGGTCGCGGCGGCGCCGTCCGCCGAGGACGGCGAGGACGGCGGCAAGAAGCGCCGCCGCCGGCGCCGTCGTCGCCGTCGTGGCGGCGATCGCGGCGGCGAGCAGCAGTTCGGCGCCGAGCAGAACCTCGACGATTCCGGCGACGAGGGCGACGAGGAAGGCGAGGGCGAGGCGGTGGCCGAGCCGGCGTCCTTCGCCGCGCCGCAGCCGGCCGAGGCCGTGCCCGACCAGGTGCCGGCCGACAGCCCGGTGGTGCCGCTGCCGGCCGAGCTGGTGGCGCCGCTGCCGGTCGAGGTCCCGCAGGTCGAGGTGAGCGACGAGGAGGACGCGGCCGAAGAGGTCGCGGCTGCCGAGGAGGCGCCGGCCGAGGCGCCCGCCCCGGAAAAGCCGAAGCGGCGCAGCCGGGCCAAGAAGCCGGTCGCCGAGGCGGCCGAGGAGGCCCCGGCCAAGCCTGCGGCCAAGGCCAAGAAGGCGCCGGCCCGCTCGCGCGCCAAGGCGGCGCCCGCCGCGGCCGAGGCGGCGGCACCGGAGGCCGAGGAAAAGCCGAAGCGTCGCCGCGCCCCGGCCAAGAAGGCGGCCGCGCCCAAGGCCCAGCCTGCCGAGGCCGAGGCGGCGCCCGCGCCGGCCGAGACTGCACCGGCAGCGAGCGAGGCGCCGGCCACGCCGGCTCCCGCCGCTCCGGAGCCGGCCGCGCAGCCGGCGCCCGAGCCCGCGAACGAGCCGGCCGCTCCCGAGCCGGCCGCTCCCGAGCCGGCTGCCGCCGAGGCGCCGGCCCGTCCGGTGCGGCGCGGCTGGTGGAACCGGCTTACCGGGAGCTGA
- a CDS encoding DsbA family protein, whose protein sequence is MTIRTILLAGLMLTAAVPALAQEGAAPDRAAIEEVVRDLLRREPELVMEALQALQAKRESEEAAQAKMAVSSNAEALKGTPAEVVANPEGDVTLVEFMDYNCGYCRRMTPTLRDLVEQDKGVRFVLKEFPILGPESVVAARAAVAARNQDRYWDMHLALMESEDISMEGVRVIAQQLGLDMAKLEADMNAPETDQVLAEDMQLARELGLRGTPAFVLGGEIIPGAVPPEQLQDMIGAVRERS, encoded by the coding sequence TTGACGATCCGAACCATCCTCCTCGCCGGCCTGATGCTGACGGCGGCGGTGCCCGCCCTGGCCCAGGAGGGCGCCGCCCCGGACCGCGCCGCGATCGAGGAGGTGGTGCGCGACCTGCTCCGCCGCGAGCCGGAACTGGTGATGGAGGCGCTGCAGGCCCTGCAGGCCAAGCGCGAGTCCGAGGAAGCCGCGCAGGCCAAGATGGCGGTGAGCAGCAACGCCGAGGCCTTGAAGGGGACCCCGGCCGAGGTGGTCGCTAATCCCGAGGGCGACGTCACCCTGGTCGAGTTCATGGACTATAACTGCGGCTACTGCCGGCGGATGACGCCGACGCTGCGCGATCTGGTCGAGCAGGACAAGGGCGTGCGCTTCGTGCTCAAGGAGTTCCCGATCCTGGGGCCGGAATCGGTGGTGGCCGCCCGCGCCGCGGTCGCCGCGCGCAACCAGGACCGCTACTGGGACATGCACCTGGCGCTGATGGAGAGCGAGGACATCTCGATGGAGGGGGTGCGGGTGATCGCGCAGCAGCTGGGCCTCGACATGGCCAAGCTGGAGGCGGACATGAACGCGCCGGAGACCGACCAGGTCCTGGCCGAGGACATGCAGCTCGCCCGCGAGCTCGGCCTGCGCGGCACCCCGGCCTTCGTGCTGGGCGGCGAGATCATCCCGGGCGCGGTGCCGCCCGAGCAGCTCCAGGACATGATCGGCGCGGTGCGCGAGCGCAGCTGA
- a CDS encoding M48 family metalloprotease, producing MAVLALVLLLAALPLRAAQALVLLRDVEIETTIRELADPIFLAAGLDPSSIAIYIVNDNTLNAFVAGGQNLFLNSGLLIRTETPDQLAGVIAHEAGHIAGGHLSRARVAMEDAGTQAILGTLLGLAAAVAGAPQVGVAAMAGGLTVAQSGFLKFSRGQEQAADQAAVRYMGELGQSPEGLLQFFEILDSDDLHLSGRANPWLQTHPLTGSRINFLANQVAKSPYAGKAITGAAVERHARMRAKLDAFLSEPSDALRRWQDDPSVPGRYATSIALYRIPRLDDALIAIRALIAEHPDDPYFHELEGQMLYENGRIAEAAGPYREALALLPASGLLKLGLAKTLIGSDDPADLREARQQLVDTTVTEPDNAEAFRLLATAEGRLDNEGAAAIAMAEFSLLVRHYDDARRYAMRATQIIQPGDPDFLKLQDLQAAIDALPPGSRNPRRR from the coding sequence ATGGCTGTCCTCGCGCTGGTTCTGCTGCTGGCGGCCCTGCCGCTGCGGGCCGCGCAGGCCTTGGTACTGCTGCGCGACGTCGAGATCGAGACGACCATCCGCGAGCTGGCCGACCCGATCTTCCTGGCCGCCGGGCTCGATCCCTCCTCCATCGCGATCTACATCGTCAACGACAACACGCTGAACGCCTTTGTCGCGGGCGGGCAGAACCTGTTCCTGAACTCCGGCCTGCTGATCCGCACCGAGACCCCCGACCAGCTGGCCGGGGTGATCGCGCACGAGGCCGGCCACATCGCCGGCGGCCATCTGAGCCGCGCCCGGGTTGCCATGGAGGATGCCGGCACCCAGGCGATCCTGGGCACCCTGCTGGGCCTGGCCGCGGCGGTCGCGGGCGCGCCGCAGGTGGGCGTGGCGGCGATGGCGGGCGGGCTGACCGTCGCGCAAAGCGGCTTCCTCAAGTTCAGCCGCGGCCAGGAACAGGCCGCCGACCAGGCGGCGGTGCGCTACATGGGCGAGCTCGGCCAGAGCCCCGAGGGCCTGCTGCAGTTCTTCGAGATCCTGGATTCCGACGACCTGCACCTGAGCGGCCGGGCCAATCCCTGGCTGCAGACCCACCCGCTGACCGGGTCGCGCATCAACTTCCTGGCAAACCAGGTGGCGAAGTCGCCCTATGCCGGCAAGGCCATCACCGGTGCCGCGGTGGAGCGCCATGCCAGGATGCGCGCCAAGCTGGACGCGTTCCTTTCCGAGCCCAGCGACGCGCTGCGCCGCTGGCAGGACGACCCGTCGGTGCCCGGGCGCTACGCCACCTCGATCGCGCTCTACCGCATCCCCCGGCTGGACGACGCGCTGATCGCGATCCGGGCCCTGATCGCCGAGCATCCCGACGACCCGTACTTCCACGAGCTGGAAGGGCAGATGCTCTACGAGAACGGGCGGATCGCCGAGGCGGCGGGCCCGTACCGCGAGGCCCTGGCGCTGCTGCCGGCCAGCGGGCTGCTCAAGCTGGGCCTGGCCAAGACGCTGATCGGCTCCGACGACCCGGCCGACCTGCGCGAGGCCCGCCAGCAGCTGGTCGACACCACGGTCACCGAGCCCGACAATGCCGAGGCGTTCCGGCTGCTGGCCACCGCCGAGGGCCGGCTCGACAACGAGGGCGCCGCCGCCATCGCCATGGCGGAGTTCAGCCTCCTGGTGCGCCACTACGACGATGCAAGGCGCTACGCGATGCGTGCCACCCAGATCATCCAGCCGGGCGACCCCGACTTCCTCAAGCTGCAGGACCTGCAGGCCGCCATCGACGCGCTGCCGCCCGGCTCGCGCAACCCGCGCCGCCGCTGA
- a CDS encoding pyridoxal phosphate-dependent aminotransferase, translating to MSLPASRRSAIPPFLVMDVVAEAGRLEAAGHDIVHMEVGEPGGGPPGLAVAAATAALVAGGLGYTPALGMARLRQRIARHYQDWYGVTVDPGRIAVTTGASGGFVLAFLASFDAGARVLVADPSYPCYRNVMAGLGIEAVRVATGPADGFQPTPAELDAVPGRIDGLVLQSPANPTGTMLDDARLAALARWARERGVRLIVDEIYQGITYEASPTTVLKVEPEAVVVNSFSKFWSMTGWRVGWLVLPEPLVRPVERLAQNLFISTPTIAQIAAAAALDADEELRPRVQTYRHNRDILKNAMAAIGLDRIAPPDGAFYLWIDIRATGLPAGTLASRLLHEAHVAVTPGMDFDPVDGQHWIRLSFAGPTERIRLGAERLQAALAPILDRPGLSSR from the coding sequence ATGAGCCTGCCGGCGTCGCGGCGCAGCGCCATTCCGCCCTTCCTGGTCATGGACGTCGTGGCGGAGGCCGGGCGCCTGGAGGCGGCCGGGCACGACATCGTCCACATGGAGGTCGGCGAGCCCGGCGGCGGCCCGCCCGGCCTGGCCGTGGCGGCGGCGACCGCCGCCCTGGTCGCTGGCGGCCTCGGCTACACCCCGGCCCTGGGCATGGCCCGGCTGCGCCAGCGGATCGCCCGCCACTACCAGGACTGGTACGGCGTCACCGTGGACCCGGGCCGGATCGCGGTCACCACCGGCGCGTCCGGCGGGTTCGTGCTGGCCTTTTTGGCCTCGTTCGATGCGGGCGCCAGGGTCCTGGTCGCCGATCCCAGCTATCCCTGCTACCGCAACGTCATGGCCGGCCTCGGCATCGAGGCGGTCCGGGTCGCCACCGGCCCGGCCGACGGGTTCCAGCCGACACCTGCCGAGCTCGACGCGGTGCCGGGCCGGATCGACGGCCTGGTCCTGCAAAGCCCCGCCAATCCCACCGGCACGATGCTGGACGACGCGCGGCTGGCGGCCCTGGCCCGCTGGGCGAGGGAACGCGGCGTGCGGCTGATCGTCGACGAGATCTATCAAGGCATCACCTACGAGGCGTCCCCTACCACCGTGCTCAAGGTCGAGCCGGAGGCGGTCGTCGTCAACAGCTTCTCGAAATTCTGGTCGATGACCGGCTGGCGAGTCGGCTGGCTGGTGCTGCCCGAACCCCTGGTCCGCCCGGTCGAGCGCCTGGCGCAGAACCTGTTCATCTCCACCCCGACCATCGCGCAGATCGCGGCGGCCGCAGCCTTGGACGCCGACGAGGAGCTGCGCCCGCGGGTGCAGACCTACCGGCACAACCGCGACATCCTCAAGAACGCCATGGCCGCGATCGGGCTGGACCGGATCGCGCCGCCGGACGGGGCATTCTATCTGTGGATCGACATCCGCGCCACCGGGCTGCCGGCCGGCACGCTGGCCAGCCGGCTGCTGCACGAGGCCCATGTCGCCGTCACCCCGGGCATGGATTTCGACCCGGTGGACGGCCAGCACTGGATCCGGCTGTCGTTCGCCGGCCCCACCGAGCGGATCCGGCTCGGGGCGGAGCGGCTGCAGGCCGCCCTCGCCCCGATCCTGGACCGGCCTGGCCTCAGCTCCCGGTAA